The following coding sequences are from one Sesamum indicum cultivar Zhongzhi No. 13 linkage group LG11, S_indicum_v1.0, whole genome shotgun sequence window:
- the LOC105173966 gene encoding uncharacterized protein LOC105173966, with the protein MDSSSKTCLMAVLAASGSVVFLAMQAHNRLLSNFINQMEFQINASSTGAAAVREDPKKKVRFAADVADKGSGRRAAAGRRNGESLEAMPRNWQAMYKGILQQRNLRGYM; encoded by the exons ATGGATAGTTCTTCAAAAACGTGTTTGATGGCAGTGTTGGCAGCGTCAGGAAGCGTGGTTTTCCTCGCCATGCAAGCCCATAATCGACTTCTCTCCAATTTCATCAACCAAATGGAGTTTCAGATCAACGCCTCATCAACTG GGGCCGCGGCCGTGAGAGAAGACCCAAAGAAGAAGGTGAGGTTCGCCGCCGACGTGGCTGATAAGGGTTCTGGCAGGAGGGCGGCCGCCGGCCGGAGAAATGGTGAAAGTCTGGAGGCTATGCCCCGAAATTGGCAAGCTATGTATAAAGGCATTTTACAACAGAGGAACCTTAGGGGgtatatgtga
- the LOC105173967 gene encoding sucrose-phosphatase 2-like, translating to MPPSLALPFLRCHIPTSSPFLLTRCSTTAVATAFSQSESSLRKTMDRLAGNANLMIVSDLDHTMVDHHDSENLSLLRFNALWESKYRSNSLLVFSTGRSPTLYKELRKEKPMLTPDITIMSVGTEITYGNSMVPDDGWVEFLNQKWDRNIVSEETRKLSELTLQSDTEQRPHKVSFYVQKDKAQDIMKSLSTRFKERGLDVKIIYSGGMDLDILPQGAGKGQALAYLHKKFKAEGKLPKNTLVCGDSGNDAELFSIPDVHGVMVSNAQEELLQWHAANAKANPKIIHATERCAAGIIQAIGHFKLGPSTSPRDVTDSSDAKMETFDPAYEIVKFYLFYERWRRAEVEQTEQYLANLKSVCSPSGIFIHPSGSEQLLSDCVSSLRTCYGDKQGKQFRVWVDQVLPQQVGSDSWLVKFKKWEQSGEERQCCLTTALLSSKDVTVTEGLTWVHVHQTWLDGTGPNGQTSWLF from the exons ATGCCACCATCTCTCGCTCTGCCATTCCTACGCTGTCATATTCCTACTTCTTCACCTTTTTTACTCACTCGTTGTTCCACCACCGCCGTCGCCACCGCGTTTTCTCAG AGTGAATCTAGCCTTAGGAAAACCATGGATCGTTTGGCAGGGAATGCAAACCTCATGATTGTCTCAGATCTTGATCATACAATG GTTGATCATCATGATTCCGAGAATCTCTCTCTTCTTAGATTCAATGCACTGTGGGAATCAAAATACCGTAGTAATTCTTTGTTAGTTTTCTCAACTGGGAGGTCACCCACACTATACAAGGAATTAAGGAAAGAGAAGCCCATGCTAACGCCTGATATCACGATAATGTCTGTGGGAACTGAAATTACATATGGCAACTCTATGGTACCAGATGATGGTTGGGTTGAATTTCTAAATCAGAAATGGGACAGGAACATAGTATCTGAAGAAACACGCAAGTTAAGCGAACTTACTCTTCAG TCTGATACAGAACAAAGACCACACAAAGTAAGCTTTTATGTCCAGAAGGACAAGGCGCAAGACATTATGAAGTCTCTTTCAACTCGCTTTAAAGAACGTGGG TTGGATGTTAAGATAATATACAGTGGAGGGATGGACTTGGACATTTTGCCACAGGGTGCTGGTAAAGGGCAAGCACTTGCTTATctgcataaaaaattcaaagccGAGGGTAAATTACCTAAAAACACACTTGTTTGTGGCGACTCTGGAAATGATGCAGAACTATTTAGTATTCCAGATGTACATGGTGTCATG GTTAGTAATGCCCAGGAAGAATTATTGCAGTGGCATGCTGCAAATGCCAAAGCTAATCCTAAAATAATTCATGCAACAGAGAGATGTGCAGCAGGTATTATACAAGCCATTGGTCACTTTAAACTGGGTCCAAGTACATCCCCCAGAGATGTTACGGACTCATCTGACGCTAAGATGGAGACCTTTGATCCTGCTTATGAAATAGTgaaattttacttgttttaCGAGAGGTGGAGACGTGCTGAAGTGGAACAAACTGAGCAGTATTTGGCAAATCTAAAATCAGTTTGT TCTCCATCtggaatttttattcatcCATCTGGAAGTGAGCAACTACTCAGTGACTGTGTAAGCTCACTGAGAACATGTTATGGGGACAAACAAGGGAAACAATTTCGGGTTTGGGTAGATCAGGTTTTACCTCAACAGGTTGGTTCTGACTCCTGGCTGGTGAAGTTTAAGAAATGGGAGCAATCTG GTGAAGAGCGGCAATGTTGTCTGACTACTGCTTTATTAAGTTCAAAA GATGTGACTGTTACAGAAGGGCTCACTTGGGTGCATGTCCATCAGACATGGTTGGATGGAACAGGGCCAAACGGTCAAACATCCTGGTTATTCTAG
- the LOC105173968 gene encoding ABC transporter G family member 22-like isoform X7, with protein MVMNFTDVTYKVVLKGMTSTVEKDILNGITGSVSPGEVLALMGPSGSGKTTLLSLLGGRVRESTYGGSITYNDQSYSKSLKSRIGFVTQDDVLFPHLTVKETLTYAARLRLPRTLTKEEKDQRASDIIYELGLERCRDTMIGGSFVRGVSGGERKRVCIGNEIIVNPSLLFLDEPTSGLDSTIALRILETLHGIAEAGKTVITTIHQPSSRLFLKFDKLILLGKGSLLYFGKAAEAMVYFSSVGCSPLIAMNPAEFMLDLANGNVTDISVPSELEDRVQTENSEDEIKNGKMDPAVVHEQYLVEAYETRVAENEKRKIRSPVPIDEEIKSKVCSAKREWGASWLEQYSILFWRGLKERKHDYFSWLRITQVLATATILGLLWWQSGSDDPQKLQDQAGLLFFISVFWGFFPVFTAVFTFPQERAMLSKERAVDMYRLSAYFVARTTSDLPLDLILPVLFLLVVYFMAGLRTTVGSFFLTVVTVFLCIIAAQGLGLAIGATLMDLKRATTLASVTVMTFMLAGGYFVKDVPTFISWLRYLSFNYHTYKLLLKVQYEHITHSINGVSIDKGYKEVGVLATMVVGYRLLAYLSLRRMKLHPGA; from the exons ATGGTTATGAAT TTCACTGACGTGACATACAAGGTGGTTCTCAAAGGCATGACTTCGACAGTGGAGAAGGACATTTTAAATGGAATTACTGGTTCAGTTAGTCCAGGTGAAGTTCTAGCACTGATGGGACCATCAGGAAGTGGAAAGACTACGCTGCTGAGTCTGCTGGGAGGGAGAGTAAGAGAATCCACTTATGGTGGCTCCATAACTTATAATGACCAATCGTATTCGAAGTCCCTAAAAAGCAG GATAGGATTTGTGACACAAGACGATGTTCTTTTTCCTCACCTTACAGTGAAAGAAACGCTCACATACGCAGCTCGCCTGCGACTTCCAAGGACATTAACAAAAGAGGAAAAGGATCAAAGAGCCTCAGATATTATATACGAGCTGGGACTAGAGAG GTGCCGAGACACCATGATTGGTGGTTCCTTCGTTCGGGGAGTTTCAGGTGGAGAGAGGAAGCGTGTGTGTATTGGGAATGAGATAATAGTAAATCCATCCCTCTTGTTCCTCGATGAACCAACATCTGGCCTGGATTCTACCATTGCTTTGAGGATATTGGAAACTTTACATGGCATAGCTGAG GCTGGCAAAACAGTGATCACCACAATTCACCAGCCATCAAGCAGGCTCTTTCTCAAATTTGACAAGTTGATCCTTCTTGGCAAAGGGAGCTTGCTTTATTTTGGAAAGGCGGCAGAAGCAATGGTTTACTTTTCATCCGTCGGATGTTCACCTCTAATAGCAATGAACCCTGCAGAATTCATGCTTGACCTAGCAAATGGAAATGTAACAGATATTTCTGTGCCATCAGAACTAGAGGACAGAGTGCAAACGGAAAACTCTGAGGACGAAATAAAGAATGGAAAAATGGATCCGGCAGTTGTGCACGAG CAGTATCTTGTTGAGGCCTATGAGACACGAGTTGCAGAAAATGAGAAGAGGAAAATTAGGAGCCCAGTACCCattgatgaagaaataaagtCTAAAGTATGTTCTGCCAAGAGGGAATGGGGAGCAAGCTGGTTAGAACAATATTCCATATTATTCTGGAGAGGACTTAAAGAAAGGAAGCATGACTATTTTAGCTGGTTGAGGATCACACAAGTTCTTGCAACTGCAACTATTCTGGGATTACTATGGTGGCAATCTGGTAGTGATGATCCGCAAAAACTACAAGATCag GCAGGGTTACTGTTCTTCATTTCTGTGTTCTGGGGTTTTTTTCCAGTCTTCACGGCTGTCTTTACATTTCCCCAAGAAAGAGCCATGCTCAGCAAGGAACGAGCGGTTGACATGTACAGGTTAAGCGCATATTTTGTGGCTAGAACTACAAGCGATCTTCCACTTGACCTAATATTGCCAGTACTTTTTCTTCTAGTTGTATATTTTATGGCAGGCTTAAGAACGACCGTTGGTTCCTTTTTCCTCACTGTGGTGACAGTGTTTCTGTGCATTATAGCTGCTCAG GGACTTGGGCTGGCTATTGGTGCTACACTGATGGATTTGAAGAGGGCAACCACTCTGGCCTCTGTGACAGTAATGACCTTCATGCTGGCTGGGGGATACTTTGTGAAG GATGTCCCGACATTCATATCATGGCTTCGATACCTCTCCTTTAACTATCACACCTACAAACTTCTCCTCAAAGTTCAGTATGAACACATAACTCACTCGATTAATGGGGTCAGTATAGACAAAGGCTATAAGGAAGTGGGAGTGCTGGCAACGATGGTGGTTGGGTACAGGCTACTGGCATACCTATCTTTGCGAAGGATGAAGCTCCACCCAGGAGCTTAA